Proteins co-encoded in one Opitutus terrae PB90-1 genomic window:
- a CDS encoding MOSC domain-containing protein — MIPTLTLLASDTVQLLTRSPAHNFFGHHGGPAGEAAVEVVDALECIAGRGVRGDRFFDYRPDYKGQITFFALETFVQLQRELGSPLARPEATRRNVFTRGIDLASLVGSEFELQGVRFFGTEECRPCYWMDQALGPGANDWLRGRGGLRARILSDGWLRQ; from the coding sequence ATGATCCCGACGCTCACCCTTCTCGCCTCAGACACGGTCCAGCTGCTCACCCGTTCGCCGGCGCACAACTTCTTCGGCCATCACGGCGGACCCGCAGGTGAAGCCGCAGTGGAAGTCGTCGACGCACTCGAGTGCATCGCTGGTCGCGGCGTGCGCGGCGATCGCTTCTTCGACTACCGGCCCGACTACAAGGGCCAGATCACCTTCTTCGCGCTGGAGACGTTTGTGCAGCTGCAGCGCGAACTCGGATCGCCGCTGGCCCGGCCGGAAGCCACGCGACGCAACGTGTTCACGCGCGGGATCGATCTCGCCTCGCTGGTCGGCAGCGAATTTGAGCTGCAGGGCGTGCGGTTTTTCGGGACCGAGGAATGCCGGCCATGCTACTGGATGGACCAGGCGCTCGGGCCCGGCGCCAACGACTGGCTGCGCGGCCGCGGCGGACTCCGCGCGCGGATTCTCTCGGACGGCTGGCTGCGACAATAG
- the nrfD gene encoding NrfD/PsrC family molybdoenzyme membrane anchor subunit codes for MTEFTLHRHTPGIDPVLHLWGWEIPVYLYLGGLVAGLMIIAGVRLLVVQPRERQSMVCCTIGPLVGIALLSIGMLALFLDLTHKPYVWRLYLTFQPTSPMSWGSWILLLVYPALLANALTHLPEAIPALARRFPVLVTISDFILARSRLIIAIGLGNMLLGVALGVYTGILLSALSARPLWNSAILGPLFLFSGLSTAAALLHGILVLTSRKDERPEFVDFLLSSLARWSQGRAPDPSIGPILQRADNSFLTIELALLGLLLIGLSSSTAVGQQAAALILTGPYAAVFWVFVVGLGILLPLVLQGLELQHRIRHSLAPAVLILIGGLALRIIFVAAGQASHWTMAAQ; via the coding sequence ATGACCGAATTCACCCTCCATCGCCACACTCCGGGCATCGATCCCGTGCTGCACCTCTGGGGCTGGGAAATTCCCGTCTATCTCTACCTGGGCGGGCTGGTGGCCGGATTGATGATCATCGCCGGCGTCCGGCTGCTGGTGGTGCAACCGCGCGAGCGGCAGTCCATGGTTTGCTGCACGATCGGTCCGCTCGTCGGCATCGCCCTGCTGAGCATCGGCATGCTCGCGCTGTTTCTCGACCTCACCCACAAGCCCTATGTCTGGCGGCTGTATCTCACCTTCCAGCCCACGTCGCCGATGTCGTGGGGCTCGTGGATCCTGTTGCTCGTGTATCCCGCGCTCCTGGCCAACGCCCTGACGCATCTCCCCGAAGCAATCCCCGCGCTCGCGCGACGTTTCCCCGTCCTGGTCACGATCAGCGACTTCATCCTCGCGCGCAGCCGGCTCATCATCGCCATCGGACTGGGCAACATGCTGCTCGGCGTCGCGCTCGGCGTCTACACCGGCATACTTCTTTCCGCGCTCTCAGCGCGGCCGCTCTGGAACAGCGCGATTCTGGGACCGCTCTTCCTTTTCTCGGGGCTTTCGACGGCGGCGGCGCTGCTCCACGGCATTCTCGTGCTGACCTCGCGCAAGGATGAGCGGCCGGAGTTCGTCGACTTCCTGCTTTCCAGCCTCGCGCGTTGGTCGCAGGGCCGCGCCCCCGACCCGAGCATCGGTCCCATCCTGCAGCGCGCCGACAACAGCTTTCTCACTATCGAGCTCGCGCTGCTTGGACTGCTCCTGATCGGGCTCTCCAGCTCGACCGCGGTCGGACAACAAGCCGCCGCGCTCATCCTCACGGGCCCCTACGCCGCGGTGTTCTGGGTCTTTGTTGTCGGACTCGGGATCCTGCTGCCGCTGGTGCTGCAGGGACTCGAACTGCAACACCGCATCCGTCACTCGCTCGCCCCCGCCGTGCTCATCCTCATCGGCGGGCTCGCGCTGCGCATCATCTTCGTCGCCGCCGGCCAAGCCAGCCACTGGACCATGGCCGCCCAATAA
- a CDS encoding YeeE/YedE thiosulfate transporter family protein: MNAPFFKYGLFGDEASLIVAFVIGIAFGFVLERAGFGNARVLAAQFYFRDLRVLKVMFTAIITAMVGVFVLARVGVLDLSLIYLTPTLLLPQIVGGVILGAGFIIGGYCPGTSCVSAATGRIDGLVYLAGMVGGLAGFAEVYPSIANFAQSTPLGKITLPQLLHIPYGVLVAAVVLMAIGAFVAAEWAEKKVGGKPPEPDSLLAPTRRLVPVRRLALAFVAIGLFAAVAGGPYRGAFARVDTQQLALDAGTADLIAPAQLADWLVEGRNDFLLIDVRDSTAFARYHLPSATNVPLAALNAEVAAHNERIIVYADTDVHAAQAWLILRAAGFPAAYLLSGGVEAWQAQVLYPRAPAADAPAREQIDFARRAAVARHFGGSPQGAGAAIIPAAPELPQIAPPAPAAPTGPRPVTRKKKEGC; the protein is encoded by the coding sequence ATGAACGCTCCCTTTTTCAAATACGGGCTCTTCGGCGACGAAGCTTCGCTGATCGTCGCTTTCGTGATCGGCATTGCCTTCGGCTTCGTGCTCGAACGCGCCGGATTCGGCAACGCCCGCGTGCTCGCCGCCCAGTTCTACTTCCGCGATCTGCGCGTGCTGAAGGTGATGTTCACCGCGATCATCACTGCCATGGTCGGCGTCTTCGTCCTCGCGCGCGTCGGCGTGCTCGACCTGTCGCTCATTTATCTCACCCCCACGCTGCTTCTGCCGCAGATCGTCGGCGGAGTCATCCTCGGCGCCGGCTTCATCATCGGCGGCTACTGCCCCGGCACGTCCTGCGTCTCCGCCGCCACCGGCCGCATCGACGGCCTGGTCTATCTCGCGGGGATGGTCGGCGGGCTGGCCGGTTTTGCGGAAGTCTATCCGTCGATCGCAAACTTTGCCCAGTCCACTCCGCTCGGAAAGATCACGCTGCCGCAGCTTCTCCACATCCCCTACGGCGTGCTCGTGGCTGCGGTGGTGCTGATGGCGATCGGCGCGTTCGTCGCCGCCGAATGGGCCGAGAAGAAGGTCGGCGGCAAGCCGCCCGAGCCCGACTCGCTGCTCGCGCCCACCCGCCGACTGGTGCCCGTGCGCCGGCTCGCGCTGGCATTCGTCGCCATCGGACTCTTCGCCGCGGTCGCCGGCGGTCCCTACCGCGGGGCGTTCGCGCGCGTCGACACGCAACAACTGGCCCTCGATGCCGGCACCGCCGACTTGATCGCGCCCGCCCAGCTGGCGGACTGGCTCGTCGAAGGCCGCAACGATTTTCTACTGATCGACGTTCGCGATTCCACGGCGTTCGCGCGCTACCATCTGCCGTCCGCCACCAACGTGCCGCTCGCCGCCCTCAACGCCGAGGTCGCCGCGCACAATGAGCGGATTATCGTTTACGCCGACACCGACGTGCACGCCGCCCAGGCATGGCTGATCCTGCGCGCCGCTGGTTTTCCCGCTGCGTATCTGCTTTCTGGTGGCGTGGAGGCGTGGCAGGCCCAGGTGCTCTATCCACGCGCGCCCGCCGCCGATGCTCCGGCTCGGGAACAGATCGACTTCGCGCGTCGCGCCGCCGTGGCCCGGCATTTCGGCGGCAGTCCGCAGGGTGCCGGTGCGGCGATCATCCCCGCCGCGCCCGAACTGCCGCAGATCGCTCCGCCAGCTCCCGCCGCGCCCACCGGTCCACGCCCGGTGACCCGCAAGAAAAAGGAAGGCTGCTGA
- a CDS encoding DUF6132 family protein has translation MQHPLVRLLLPIVIGAGLGAALGYFGQCTSGTCPLTSTWWRGALYGGTMGLLIALTSRTA, from the coding sequence ATGCAGCACCCGCTCGTCCGCCTCCTGTTGCCGATCGTGATCGGCGCCGGCCTTGGCGCCGCGCTCGGTTACTTCGGCCAGTGCACCTCAGGCACCTGCCCGCTCACCTCCACCTGGTGGCGCGGCGCCCTCTACGGCGGCACCATGGGCCTCCTCATCGCGCTCACCTCCCGCACCGCCTGA
- a CDS encoding TolC family protein: MSSHRLLFSAVLAALLAAGSARAETWTLERAVATALEQSPDARIARARVDGAQALVEQARSAWLPQLTVSGRYTETNSPMMAFGSILNQRAFNNTIDFNHPGQIDNLNATGTIGYNLYSGGRATAGRTAARAGAEAADLDLQAARQQLAAEVVKAALNLRKAREAVGAVEAGVKAYDAAVAVARARFEAGQMLKSDLLSLEVQLAQTRESLSAARHSAALAARAFRFVLGLDASEEPVELAEDDPTLARLTAPDSRDVSHRPELLGLQARLRAAEAMVDSARGARRPTVNAFASYQYDKGWEMNRDGKSWLAGVSVDVNVFDGGQTSGKIRQSRAEVTQVKEMLRKATLGMELEAEQARLAHADARERLNVTTAAVAQAEESAALTRARFEKQAVLTADVIGAESRLIEARLRHTFAAVDERLALVGLRRALGLDPLPTTAADSQL, encoded by the coding sequence ATGAGCTCCCACCGCCTCCTTTTTTCCGCCGTGCTGGCCGCCCTGCTGGCCGCAGGCAGCGCGCGCGCCGAGACCTGGACCCTCGAGCGTGCCGTCGCCACCGCCCTCGAACAGAGTCCCGACGCCCGGATCGCCCGTGCCCGCGTTGATGGCGCCCAAGCGCTCGTCGAGCAGGCGCGTTCGGCCTGGCTGCCACAGTTGACCGTGTCCGGCCGCTACACGGAGACCAATAGCCCGATGATGGCGTTCGGCTCGATCCTCAACCAGCGGGCGTTCAACAACACGATCGACTTCAACCATCCCGGTCAGATCGACAACCTGAATGCCACCGGCACGATCGGCTACAATCTCTATAGCGGCGGCCGCGCAACCGCTGGTCGCACCGCCGCCCGCGCCGGCGCCGAGGCCGCCGATCTCGACCTCCAGGCCGCCCGGCAGCAACTCGCCGCTGAGGTCGTCAAGGCCGCGCTCAATCTCCGCAAAGCCCGCGAAGCCGTCGGCGCCGTCGAGGCGGGCGTGAAGGCCTACGATGCCGCCGTCGCCGTTGCCCGCGCGCGGTTCGAAGCCGGCCAGATGCTCAAGTCCGACCTGCTCAGTCTCGAGGTCCAGCTCGCGCAAACCCGCGAGTCGCTGTCCGCCGCCCGCCACAGTGCGGCGCTCGCCGCCCGTGCGTTCCGGTTTGTCCTCGGGCTCGACGCGTCGGAGGAACCCGTCGAACTCGCCGAAGACGATCCGACCTTGGCCCGTCTCACCGCGCCGGACTCGCGCGACGTCTCGCACCGGCCCGAGCTCCTCGGACTCCAGGCTCGGCTCCGCGCCGCCGAAGCCATGGTCGACTCCGCCCGCGGCGCGCGCCGCCCCACCGTCAACGCGTTCGCCTCCTACCAATACGACAAAGGCTGGGAGATGAACCGCGACGGCAAGAGCTGGCTCGCCGGCGTGTCGGTCGACGTGAACGTTTTCGACGGCGGCCAAACGTCCGGAAAGATCCGTCAAAGCCGGGCCGAGGTGACGCAGGTGAAGGAGATGCTTCGCAAGGCGACGCTCGGCATGGAACTCGAGGCCGAGCAGGCCCGGCTGGCCCACGCCGACGCACGCGAGCGGCTGAACGTCACCACCGCCGCCGTCGCCCAAGCCGAGGAGAGCGCCGCGCTCACCCGCGCGCGGTTCGAGAAGCAGGCCGTGCTCACCGCCGACGTGATCGGCGCCGAGAGCCGGCTCATCGAAGCCCGCCTGCGCCACACCTTCGCCGCCGTCGACGAGCGGCTCGCGCTCGTCGGGCTCCGCCGCGCGCTCGGCCTCGACCCCCTGCCGACCACGGCTGCCGATTCCCAGTTGTAA
- a CDS encoding ArsR/SmtB family transcription factor yields the protein MSNEFCAISSGRPPPLTDATIELVAGRFAVLAEPMRLRLIHALFGGEKSVSALVEESEGTQTNVSRHLQTLMHANMIARRKEGHQVFYRITDPSIAHLCELVCGSLKQQLTHQAEAFES from the coding sequence ATGTCAAACGAATTTTGTGCGATTTCTTCCGGCCGGCCGCCGCCGCTGACCGATGCGACGATCGAGCTGGTGGCGGGGCGGTTTGCCGTGCTCGCCGAGCCGATGCGGCTGCGGCTGATCCACGCGCTCTTCGGGGGCGAGAAGAGCGTCAGCGCACTCGTCGAGGAGAGCGAAGGAACGCAGACCAACGTCTCGCGACACCTGCAGACGCTGATGCATGCCAATATGATAGCGCGGCGGAAGGAGGGACACCAAGTCTTTTACCGGATCACCGATCCTTCGATCGCGCACCTGTGCGAGCTGGTGTGCGGCAGCCTCAAGCAGCAGCTCACGCATCAGGCCGAGGCGTTCGAGTCGTAG
- a CDS encoding efflux RND transporter periplasmic adaptor subunit produces the protein MNSARLPRFILPAALVLALVGCGKHEPAAATAPDLPAAKVQLATARIQTAPALVEITGTVRPVQRATLAAKVMGAIEELPVSLGQKVQAGDVLAQIGAGEISARLLQAKSQLNVARRDLDRERDLLGKGASTADMVKGLEDRLAMTEAMVREAEVMLGYATLRAPFDGVIARKLVNVGDLAAPGVPLLEVEGTGSFQVEAAVPDSLVAPLLVGQQLEVAVPSIGASFQGLVTEISSAADAAAHSVLVKLAVPQEATVRSGQFARVQVPGAPVKSLLVPATAVSTFGQLERVFVRGTDGRAGLRLVKSGATHGDRVEILSGLDDGEEVVVAAPAGLREGQPLEVVQ, from the coding sequence ATGAACTCCGCCCGTCTTCCCCGCTTCATCCTTCCGGCCGCCCTCGTGCTCGCCCTCGTCGGCTGCGGCAAGCACGAGCCCGCCGCCGCGACCGCTCCCGATCTTCCCGCCGCCAAGGTCCAGCTCGCCACCGCCCGTATCCAAACCGCGCCGGCGCTCGTCGAAATCACCGGCACGGTCCGGCCGGTCCAGCGCGCGACGCTGGCGGCGAAAGTCATGGGCGCGATCGAGGAACTCCCGGTCTCGCTGGGCCAGAAGGTCCAGGCCGGCGATGTGCTCGCGCAGATTGGCGCCGGCGAGATCTCCGCGCGGCTGCTCCAGGCCAAATCGCAGCTCAACGTCGCCCGCCGCGATCTCGATCGCGAACGCGACCTCCTCGGCAAGGGCGCCAGCACCGCCGACATGGTCAAGGGCCTCGAAGACCGCCTCGCCATGACCGAGGCGATGGTCCGCGAAGCCGAGGTGATGCTCGGCTACGCCACGCTGCGTGCGCCCTTCGATGGCGTGATCGCCCGCAAACTGGTCAACGTCGGCGACCTCGCCGCGCCCGGCGTCCCGTTGCTCGAAGTCGAAGGCACCGGTTCCTTCCAAGTCGAGGCCGCCGTGCCGGACTCGCTCGTGGCTCCGCTCCTCGTGGGCCAGCAGCTTGAGGTCGCGGTGCCCTCCATAGGCGCGTCCTTTCAGGGGTTGGTCACCGAAATATCCTCGGCCGCAGACGCCGCCGCGCACAGCGTGCTGGTGAAACTCGCCGTGCCGCAGGAGGCCACCGTGCGCTCCGGCCAGTTCGCCCGCGTGCAGGTACCCGGCGCACCGGTCAAATCGCTGCTCGTCCCTGCCACCGCGGTCTCGACCTTCGGCCAGCTCGAACGCGTGTTCGTGCGCGGCACCGATGGTCGGGCCGGGCTGCGGCTCGTGAAGTCGGGCGCAACGCACGGCGACCGCGTCGAGATCCTCTCCGGACTCGACGACGGCGAGGAGGTCGTGGTCGCCGCGCCTGCCGGATTGCGCGAGGGCCAGCCGCTGGAGGTTGTCCAATGA
- a CDS encoding YeeE/YedE thiosulfate transporter family protein, with protein sequence MSSSTDPAYPPKPHMNPYWAGFALGLVLLTAFVVMGRGLGASGAFTTAVATTVHAVAPAHAEGNAFYQEYLGDGTTSPLKDWLVFQVLGVFVGGFLSGALAHRLKVTVEKGPRATTALRLVLAFVGGALMGIGAKLALGCTSGQALTGGALLNVGSWAFMMCVFAGAYGLAWFFRRQWL encoded by the coding sequence ATGTCCTCGTCCACTGATCCTGCTTATCCGCCGAAGCCGCACATGAACCCCTACTGGGCCGGCTTCGCGCTCGGTCTCGTGCTGCTCACCGCCTTTGTCGTGATGGGCCGCGGACTCGGTGCCTCCGGCGCCTTCACCACCGCGGTCGCCACCACCGTGCACGCCGTCGCCCCTGCGCATGCCGAGGGGAACGCGTTCTACCAGGAGTATCTCGGCGACGGCACCACGAGTCCGCTGAAGGACTGGCTCGTGTTCCAGGTGCTCGGCGTGTTCGTCGGCGGTTTCCTTTCCGGCGCCCTGGCGCACCGGCTGAAGGTGACCGTCGAAAAAGGTCCGCGCGCCACCACCGCGCTCCGGCTGGTCCTGGCCTTCGTCGGCGGCGCGCTGATGGGCATCGGCGCCAAGCTCGCACTGGGCTGCACCAGCGGCCAGGCGCTCACCGGCGGCGCACTGCTCAACGTCGGCAGCTGGGCCTTCATGATGTGCGTCTTCGCCGGGGCGTATGGACTCGCCTGGTTCTTCCGGAGGCAATGGCTATGA
- a CDS encoding YgaP family membrane protein, which produces MKTDSFIRALAGTFTLLGTALAAFVSPWWLLLPAFVGANLIQSAFTGFCPPTLFLRKLGWVDANDVIHWGGVKSHA; this is translated from the coding sequence ATGAAAACCGATTCCTTCATCCGCGCCCTCGCCGGCACCTTCACCCTGCTAGGCACCGCCCTCGCCGCATTCGTCAGCCCCTGGTGGCTGCTGCTCCCCGCTTTCGTTGGCGCCAACCTGATTCAGTCCGCCTTCACCGGCTTCTGCCCGCCCACCCTTTTCCTCCGCAAGCTCGGCTGGGTCGATGCCAACGACGTGATCCACTGGGGCGGCGTCAAGTCCCACGCCTGA